From the Castor canadensis chromosome 9, mCasCan1.hap1v2, whole genome shotgun sequence genome, one window contains:
- the Cckar gene encoding cholecystokinin receptor type A, translating into MDVVDSLLMNGSNITAPCELGLDNETLFCLDQPHPSKEWQPAVQILLYSLIFLLSVLGNTLVIAVLIRNKRMRTVTNIFLLSLAISDLMLCLFCMPFNLIPNLLKDFIFGSAVCKTTTYFMGTSVSVSTFNLVAISLERYGAICKPLQSRVWQTKSHALKVIAATWCLSFTIMSPYPIYSNLVPFTKNNNQTANMCRFLLPNDVMQQSWHAFLLLILFLVPGIVMVVAYGLISLELYQGIKFDASQKKSAKERKASTSSSGRYDSDGCYVQKSRRPRALELQQLSTHSGGGARVPRIRSSTSATNLMAKKRVIRMLIVIVVLFFLCWMPIFSANAWRAFDTVSAERHLSGTPISFILLLSYTSSCVNPIIYCFMNKRFRLGFMATFPCCPNPGAPGVKGEVGEEEEGRTTGASLFRYSYSHMNTCAPPP; encoded by the exons ATGGACGTGGTCGACAGCCTTCTTATGAATGGGAGCAACATCACTGCCCCCTGCGAACTTGGACTTGACAATGAGACGCTTTTCTGCTTGGATCAGCCCCATCCTTCCAAAG AGTGGCAGCCGGCAGTACAGATTCTCCTGTACTCTTTGATATTTCTGCTCAGCGTGCTGGGAAACACGCTGGTCATAGCTGTGCTGATTCGGAACAAGAGGATGAGGACGGTCACCAACATCTTCCTGCTGTCTCTGGCCATCAGCGACCTCATGCTCTGCCTCTTCTGCATGCCGTTCAACCTCATCCCCAACCTGCTCAAGGATTTCATCTTTGGGAGCGCTGTTTGCAAGACCACCACCTACTTCATGG GCACCTCCGTGAGTGTTTCCACCTTTAACCTGGTCGCCATTTCTCTGGAGAGATATGGTGCCATTTGCAAACCCTTACAGTCCCGGGTCTGGCAGACAAAATCCCATGCTCTGAAGGTGATTGCTGCTACCTGGTGCCTCTCCTTCACCATCATGAGTCCCTACCCCATCTACAGCAACTTGGTACCTTTTACCAAAAATAACAACCAGACTGCAAATATGTGCCGCTTTCTGCTGCCCAATGATGTCATGCAGCAGTCCTG GCACGCGTTCCTGTTGCTCATCCTCTTCCTTGTTCCTGGAATTGTGATGGTGGTGGCATATGGATTAATCTCTTTGGAACTCTACCAAGGAATAAAATTTGATGCTAGCCAGAAAAAATCTGCTAAAG AGCGGAAAGCGAGCACGAGCAGCAGCGGCCGATACGACAGCGATGGGTGTTACGTGCAGAAGTCCAGGCGCCCGAGGGCGCTGGAGCTTCAGCAGCTGTCCACCCACAGCGGCGGCGGCGCCAGGGTCCCCCGCATCAGGAGCAGCACCTCGGCCACCAACCTGATGGCCAAGAAGCGGGTGATCCGCATGCTTATCGTCATCGTAGTCCTCTTCTTCCTGTGCTGGATGCCCATCTTCAGCGCCAACGCCTGGCGGGCGTTTGACACCGTCTCTGCCGAGCGCCACCTCTCAGGGACCCCCATCTCCTTCATCCTCCTGCTCTCCTACACCTCCTCCTGCGTCAATCCCATCATCTACTGCTTCATGAACAAACGCTTCCGACTTGGCTTCATGGCCACCTTCCCCTGCTGCCCCAACCCTGGCGCCCCGGGGGTGAAAGGAGAGGtgggtgaggaggaggaaggcaggaCCACGGGGGCGTCTCTGTTCAGGTACTCCTACAGCCACATGAACACCTGTGCTCCGCCCCCCTGA